The Brassica napus cultivar Da-Ae chromosome C7, Da-Ae, whole genome shotgun sequence genome has a segment encoding these proteins:
- the LOC106445827 gene encoding protein RALF-like 33, translating to MRGLSIIAILTVLCLFSAAHSQSVGFAADFMPFETECTGSIAECSTATAEFEMDSEISRRILATTRYISYGALRRNTVPCSRRGASYYNCRRGAQANPYSRGCSAITRCRR from the coding sequence ATGAGAGGACTCTCGATCATCGCGATTCTCACCGTCCTCTGCCTATTCTCCGCCGCACACTCCCAGTCCGTCGGTTTCGCCGCCGATTTCATGCCGTTCGAGACAGAGTGCACTGGTTCCATCGCCGAGTGCTCGACGGCGACGGCGGAGTTCGAGATGGACTCTGAGATAAGCAGGCGCATCTTAGCTACGACGAGGTACATAAGCTACGGTGCGCTGAGGAGAAACACAGTTCCATGCTCGCGCCGCGGCGCTTCTTACTACAATTGTCGACGTGGAGCTCAGGCCAACCCTTACTCTCGTGGATGTAGCGCCATCACTCGTTGCAGGCgatga
- the LOC106445830 gene encoding heat shock factor-binding protein produces the protein MDGHDSEDTKQSTADMTAFVQNLLQQMQSRFQTMSDSIITKIDDMGGRINELEQSINDLRAEMGVEGTPPPASKSGDEPKTPAS, from the exons ATG GATGGGCATGATTCTGAGGATACTAAGCAGAGCACTGCTGATATGACTGCTTTT GTCCAAAATCTCCTGCAGCAGATG CAAAGCAGGTTTCAGACAATGTCCGACTCCATCATCACAAAGA TCGATGACATGGGAGGCAGAATCAATGAGCTGGAGCAAAGCATCAATGATCTAAGAGCCGAGATGGGAGTTGAAGGCACTCCACCTCCTGCCTCCAAATCAGGCGATGAACCCAAAACACCGGCTAGTTAG